In a single window of the Candidatus Limnocylindrales bacterium genome:
- a CDS encoding tetratricopeptide repeat protein yields the protein MKALLTFPLGGRRFTQLFVAALIAGLAIAYANGFGIGFYFDDSYGIQENPAVRSLANIPRFFSDPFTLTTVRENVDIRPVLVTTFAVNYAISGNNPWSYHAFNLIVHLLTALMVFVLVRDHIWWPASRRGPDGGARLPAAAAALFFALAPINNQALNYMWARSALLCTAFYVAAFLAIMNRRVFAAVLLHVLALLTKAIALTLPAVFVAYDFLYRDRKRHPTLRAWLRDWKELIPPVAPLAAINVVYLFFRSRMLPDWANDALHEPWVTPWIWFISQWSALLHYVRIFFLPYGLSVDTDFPYTMHVAELRAWGSLIVILAWVGLALRYSKRYPHVAFATCWFFITLATESTFTPLSEVVNDHRPYLASALGLSVLAAWLVDSAARLTARMTGGNRRVVFAAIVAVLCVGAAALGHRRTWQWSDELRLWESTVAASPNNGRAWMNAGLASMNRGNLKEAKRRFEKARELMPTYPYLHMNLSTLAIAEKRPKDAVESARQAVRFAPKLARTHFYLGVALDEQENYAESVQEFRRAIELDPNDYKARQLLEKATSLLAAQDAAKAEAAMMSEGLRLLDVDHDSARAIAVFRSLLERNPEHYGATFQLARALDTAGKQAEARPVWEKMLTLAQQAKDTQTETKVRERLAKKAT from the coding sequence GGTCCGAAGTCTCGCGAACATCCCGCGCTTCTTTTCGGATCCGTTCACGCTGACCACGGTGCGCGAGAACGTCGACATCCGCCCGGTTCTGGTCACGACGTTTGCAGTCAACTACGCGATCTCGGGAAACAACCCGTGGAGCTATCACGCGTTCAACCTGATCGTGCACCTGCTCACCGCGCTGATGGTGTTCGTGCTGGTGCGCGACCACATCTGGTGGCCGGCTTCGCGCCGCGGGCCGGACGGAGGCGCGCGTCTGCCGGCGGCCGCTGCTGCACTGTTCTTCGCGCTCGCGCCCATCAACAACCAGGCGCTGAATTACATGTGGGCGCGTTCGGCGCTGCTGTGCACGGCGTTCTACGTCGCGGCGTTCCTTGCAATCATGAACCGGCGCGTCTTCGCCGCAGTGCTTCTCCATGTGCTTGCGCTGCTGACCAAGGCCATCGCACTTACGCTTCCGGCTGTCTTCGTCGCGTACGACTTTCTCTATCGCGACCGAAAGCGGCACCCGACGCTGCGCGCGTGGCTCAGGGACTGGAAGGAGCTGATTCCGCCGGTTGCGCCGCTGGCCGCGATCAACGTCGTCTACCTTTTCTTCCGTTCGAGGATGCTTCCCGACTGGGCCAACGATGCGCTGCACGAGCCGTGGGTCACCCCGTGGATCTGGTTCATCAGCCAGTGGTCGGCGCTGCTGCACTACGTGCGAATCTTCTTCCTGCCGTACGGTCTGTCGGTGGACACGGATTTTCCGTACACGATGCACGTTGCCGAACTGCGGGCATGGGGATCGCTGATCGTGATCCTCGCGTGGGTCGGGCTCGCGCTGCGCTACTCGAAGAGATACCCGCACGTCGCGTTCGCCACATGCTGGTTCTTCATCACGCTTGCGACCGAGTCCACGTTTACGCCGCTTTCCGAAGTCGTCAATGACCACCGGCCGTATCTCGCTTCGGCGCTCGGCCTGAGCGTGCTCGCGGCGTGGCTGGTTGATAGCGCGGCAAGGCTTACCGCGAGGATGACGGGTGGAAACCGGCGCGTCGTGTTTGCGGCCATCGTTGCGGTGCTCTGCGTCGGTGCGGCGGCGCTGGGCCATCGCCGGACATGGCAGTGGTCCGACGAGCTGCGCCTGTGGGAGTCGACCGTCGCGGCGAGCCCGAACAACGGGCGCGCGTGGATGAACGCCGGGCTGGCGTCGATGAATCGCGGCAATCTCAAGGAAGCCAAGCGGCGCTTCGAGAAAGCCCGTGAGCTGATGCCCACGTATCCGTACCTGCACATGAACCTGAGCACGCTCGCGATCGCGGAAAAGCGCCCGAAGGACGCCGTCGAATCGGCGCGCCAGGCCGTACGATTCGCACCAAAGCTTGCGCGCACGCATTTCTATCTCGGCGTCGCGCTCGACGAGCAGGAAAACTACGCCGAATCCGTGCAGGAGTTCCGGCGCGCGATCGAGCTCGATCCGAACGATTACAAGGCGCGCCAGCTTCTGGAAAAAGCCACGTCGCTGCTCGCGGCGCAGGATGCCGCCAAGGCCGAAGCCGCGATGATGTCCGAGGGCCTGCGCCTGCTCGACGTCGATCACGACAGCGCCCGTGCGATCGCCGTGTTCCGCTCGCTGCTCGAACGCAATCCGGAGCACTACGGCGCGACGTTCCAGCTCGCCCGCGCGCTGGATACGGCCGGCAAGCAGGCCGAAGCGCGGCCAGTGTGGGAAAAAATGCTTACGCTCGCGCAGCAGGCGAAGGATACGCAGACCGAGACGAAGGTGCGCGAGCGGCTGGCGAAGAAGGCGACCTGA